A genomic segment from Microthrixaceae bacterium encodes:
- a CDS encoding PA14 domain-containing protein has translation MRSSTIYETDVVYNGLQRPVTTWGPAPVSLFQTNSPHPLATEVNNVPSTSTTYDGGFGGLMAAWYDDTAVSGVGTNRPAFVGAPKEHQLVAGPSRWEYTGAPVGGVGADHFSGRFTGLVYFASTGNYQFKGSTAGAGARMLIDGEVVVDSWNATGTWPTSAAKSYAAGWHRVVFELKAYTGTSVMHWEWLIPGGSWVQIPAGSFKPDLGLVTSQTGVDGVVTTTGYSDPVAGQVTASTVDPGGLNLTSATTHETRGTTNQFMRRVSRSLPAGASSTNTYAYYTGSEVPSAPTCAGSGVSVTAVAQRGLQKSSRAADPTVSGGSGGLLRQSIYDASGRVVAARVSTDAKWSCTQYDSRGRVSVQTFPGSAGTATSGVTVYGERTVSTNYAVGGDPLLSSVSDASGTVTTRVDLLGRVTDTKDALGVVTHTDYDVAGKVTRVSVFNASNQVLSRSAPIYSTTGVTANQVTQERMSFAAATVTGYNHTTLTATTSMPTPASWVTVATVNSDAAGRVSSVVYSNGVTATFGYDSWGRENQVTYTKPAGTIYTDQVTFDKTGRIVDRNNDGFDANTGGVNYTYDSADRLTSWVERDTASGWYNQGSYSFAYGAGVFTATCSGVVGANPDAGKNSNRVSQTRSVSGSTVTTTYCYDYADRLQKVAVSSGANPYSGGFIYDDHGNATTHGGNVLSFDGADRHMKTQAGSTSVEYVRDVADRIIGRKVNGTLQNQWAHTGAGDASDITLTAAGVLAEVTVSLPGGVLYTYKPSMAGVWSLMNIHGDTASVVNEGADGVFPTLTYDPFGQTFSYTAPDNTAGDFDYGWHGEAQRRIEYQTGLLPLIQMGARPFDPALDRFLEVDPIQGGCSNDYAHPNNPITDSDLSGLACPTSLWDTAKLFGYGDLARGAHGLTKDPVAGARILSQATGILFAYNKLEKRFLQSAFAEAIRLGSRGGSIVIKAIPYIGLVATFIDGICAGLAAESKNKYQPPGPNTSHKSSYNPSTQTSTYPSGSSSSPYVDTAGVPVRPYSG, from the coding sequence ATGCGTTCATCGACGATCTATGAAACCGATGTGGTGTACAACGGGTTGCAACGCCCGGTTACGACCTGGGGGCCGGCACCGGTGAGCTTGTTCCAAACGAACTCGCCTCATCCCCTCGCTACGGAGGTGAACAACGTCCCGAGCACGTCGACGACCTATGACGGTGGTTTTGGCGGGTTGATGGCAGCATGGTATGACGACACCGCAGTGTCGGGTGTGGGAACGAACCGGCCGGCGTTTGTTGGGGCGCCGAAAGAACACCAATTGGTCGCGGGGCCGTCTCGGTGGGAGTACACCGGCGCACCTGTTGGCGGGGTTGGTGCCGATCATTTCTCGGGACGTTTCACCGGTCTGGTGTATTTCGCGTCCACGGGCAACTATCAGTTCAAAGGCAGCACAGCGGGGGCCGGGGCACGGATGCTGATCGATGGTGAAGTGGTGGTGGACTCGTGGAACGCGACGGGGACGTGGCCGACGTCGGCTGCGAAGAGTTACGCGGCCGGGTGGCATCGGGTCGTGTTCGAACTCAAGGCATACACGGGGACTTCGGTGATGCATTGGGAATGGTTGATCCCGGGTGGTTCGTGGGTGCAGATCCCGGCGGGATCGTTCAAACCTGATCTCGGGTTGGTGACATCGCAAACCGGTGTCGATGGCGTGGTGACCACGACGGGTTACAGCGATCCGGTAGCCGGCCAAGTGACCGCTTCGACGGTCGACCCGGGCGGGTTGAACCTCACGTCTGCGACGACACACGAGACACGGGGTACGACCAATCAGTTCATGCGGCGTGTGTCGCGTTCGCTCCCCGCTGGGGCGTCGTCGACGAACACGTACGCGTATTACACGGGTTCGGAGGTTCCGTCCGCGCCGACGTGTGCCGGGAGTGGTGTGAGTGTGACGGCGGTCGCGCAACGTGGCTTGCAGAAATCGTCGCGGGCTGCTGATCCCACGGTGTCGGGCGGGTCGGGTGGGTTGTTGCGTCAGTCGATCTATGACGCGTCGGGTCGTGTGGTCGCGGCGCGGGTGTCGACCGACGCGAAGTGGTCCTGTACCCAGTACGACAGTCGTGGCCGGGTGAGTGTGCAAACGTTTCCGGGGTCTGCTGGAACAGCGACGAGCGGTGTCACTGTGTACGGTGAGCGCACGGTGAGCACGAATTATGCGGTGGGTGGTGATCCGTTGCTGTCGTCGGTGTCGGACGCGTCGGGAACGGTCACGACTCGTGTTGATCTGTTGGGTCGTGTGACCGACACGAAGGACGCGTTGGGGGTGGTGACCCACACCGATTATGACGTGGCCGGTAAAGTCACTCGGGTGAGCGTGTTCAACGCGTCGAATCAGGTGTTGTCGCGTTCCGCTCCCATCTACTCGACGACCGGTGTCACCGCGAATCAGGTGACGCAGGAACGGATGTCGTTCGCGGCGGCGACGGTGACGGGCTATAATCACACGACGTTGACAGCGACGACATCGATGCCGACTCCGGCGTCGTGGGTGACGGTCGCGACGGTGAATTCTGATGCTGCGGGTCGTGTGTCGAGTGTTGTGTACTCGAACGGGGTGACCGCAACGTTTGGGTATGACAGTTGGGGGCGCGAGAACCAGGTGACCTACACAAAACCGGCGGGAACGATCTACACCGATCAGGTGACGTTCGATAAGACCGGCCGGATTGTCGATCGGAACAACGACGGATTCGACGCGAACACTGGCGGGGTGAACTACACCTATGACAGTGCGGACAGGTTGACGTCGTGGGTGGAACGTGACACGGCATCAGGCTGGTACAACCAAGGATCGTACAGTTTCGCGTACGGTGCTGGGGTGTTTACGGCGACGTGTAGCGGTGTTGTGGGAGCGAACCCTGACGCCGGCAAGAACAGTAACCGGGTGTCACAGACCCGGAGTGTGTCGGGGTCGACGGTGACGACGACGTATTGTTACGACTACGCGGATCGTCTCCAAAAAGTTGCGGTGAGTAGCGGAGCAAACCCGTATTCGGGTGGGTTTATCTATGACGATCACGGGAACGCGACGACTCACGGCGGAAACGTTTTGTCGTTCGACGGCGCAGACCGGCACATGAAAACACAGGCTGGTTCGACGAGTGTGGAGTATGTTCGTGATGTCGCCGATCGGATTATTGGCCGGAAAGTCAACGGGACATTACAGAACCAGTGGGCACACACTGGTGCGGGTGACGCCAGTGACATCACGTTAACTGCTGCTGGTGTGTTGGCTGAGGTGACAGTATCGTTGCCAGGTGGGGTGTTGTACACCTACAAGCCATCCATGGCTGGCGTGTGGTCATTGATGAACATTCACGGTGACACCGCGTCTGTGGTGAACGAGGGCGCGGACGGGGTGTTTCCAACACTCACCTATGACCCGTTCGGGCAAACGTTCAGCTACACCGCACCCGACAACACTGCGGGTGATTTCGATTACGGCTGGCACGGCGAAGCCCAAAGACGTATCGAATACCAAACCGGATTGTTGCCGCTCATCCAAATGGGTGCACGACCGTTCGACCCGGCATTGGACCGATTCCTCGAAGTCGACCCCATCCAAGGCGGGTGCTCAAATGACTATGCTCATCCCAACAACCCGATCACGGACTCGGATCTCTCAGGACTTGCGTGTCCGACGTCTCTTTGGGATACTGCAAAGCTGTTCGGCTATGGTGACCTTGCGCGAGGAGCTCACGGGCTGACGAAAGATCCTGTGGCTGGAGCGCGGATCTTATCTCAGGCAACGGGCATTCTGTTTGCTTATAACAAGCTCGAAAAACGCTTTCTTCAGAGCGCCTTCGCTGAGGCGATAAGACTTGGCTCGCGAGGCGGATCAATCGTGATCAAGGCGATCCCCTATATTGGTCTAGTCGCGACATTTATTGACGGGATATGTGCCGGCCTTGCGGCCGAATCAAAAAACAAATACCAGCCGCCTGGGCCGAACACGTCTCACAAGAGCTCGTACAATCCATCCACTCAGACTTCTACATACCCTTCCGGTAGCTCTTCATCGCCATACGTGGATACTGCAGGTGTTCCAGTCAGGCCATACTCGGGATAG
- a CDS encoding response regulator transcription factor produces the protein MDVSVFLVDDHEVVRRGGVRTLIDSEPGLSVIGEASSVAEALDVIAEANPRVALLDLHLPDGTGVELCRALRDRHPEIACLILTSYEDDEAKAEAAEAGAAGYLLKQIRGGDIVAAIQAAADGRSLLDAAGAARTTHLPPRIDGDADLDARLESLSPQERRILDHLALGASNREIAEELHLAEKTVKNYVSALLSKMGMTRRTEAAVYAVRLSERRRAR, from the coding sequence ATGGACGTGTCGGTCTTTCTTGTCGACGATCATGAAGTCGTGCGTCGGGGGGGGGTGCGAACGCTCATCGACAGCGAGCCGGGCCTGAGCGTGATCGGCGAGGCCTCGAGCGTCGCCGAAGCGCTCGACGTCATCGCCGAGGCCAACCCCCGGGTGGCGCTGCTCGATCTACACCTTCCCGACGGAACGGGGGTTGAGCTGTGTCGCGCCCTGCGCGACCGACACCCCGAGATCGCGTGTTTGATCCTCACCTCCTATGAGGACGACGAGGCCAAGGCCGAGGCTGCGGAGGCGGGGGCGGCCGGCTACCTGCTCAAACAGATTCGCGGCGGCGACATCGTCGCGGCGATCCAGGCGGCAGCCGACGGGCGATCGCTGCTCGATGCCGCCGGCGCCGCTCGGACCACCCATCTCCCACCACGAATCGACGGCGATGCCGACCTCGATGCCCGACTGGAGTCGCTGTCACCTCAGGAACGCCGAATTCTCGACCACCTGGCACTCGGTGCGTCGAATCGGGAGATCGCCGAGGAGCTCCATCTCGCCGAGAAGACCGTGAAGAACTATGTGTCGGCACTGCTGTCGAAGATGGGTATGACCCGACGCACCGAGGCCGCCGTCTACGCCGTGCGTCTCTCCGAACGCCGCCGCGCACGCTGA
- a CDS encoding LLM class flavin-dependent oxidoreductase, translating into MDFVEDLGFNSLWVSDRVVSESLDPTVSLAIAAGRTSRIKLGANVWVLPGRDPYLMAKQLASLSVLIGGRLLPAFGLGSPYPADREPFGVPRGRRVPMFEDDLSIIRTLWAGGSVPHPGEGKALRLKPTPSEPHSIWLGARSEGALQRTGRLADGWIGSFQTPAQASDCRDVILRSAEDAGRPFDIEHFGMTIMYARERRTEVGTFVVSVLSGGAYDEALCYPCGADQLLAVLRQHIDAGISKFVLSPADVPDDWDGELRWLRELTAPLET; encoded by the coding sequence GTGGATTTCGTCGAAGACCTCGGCTTCAACTCGTTGTGGGTCTCGGATCGTGTCGTCAGCGAAAGTCTCGACCCGACCGTCTCGCTGGCGATCGCCGCCGGTCGGACCAGCCGGATCAAGTTGGGTGCGAACGTCTGGGTACTGCCCGGACGCGACCCGTACCTCATGGCGAAACAACTCGCCTCGCTGTCGGTGTTGATCGGCGGACGTCTGTTACCGGCCTTCGGCCTCGGTTCACCCTACCCTGCGGATCGCGAGCCGTTTGGCGTCCCCCGAGGTCGACGCGTGCCGATGTTCGAGGACGATCTGTCGATCATCAGGACCTTGTGGGCCGGCGGATCGGTGCCACATCCTGGCGAGGGCAAGGCGCTGCGGCTCAAGCCGACGCCGAGCGAACCGCATTCCATCTGGTTGGGGGCGCGCAGTGAGGGTGCGCTCCAGCGGACCGGTCGACTCGCTGACGGATGGATCGGCAGCTTCCAGACCCCGGCCCAGGCGAGCGACTGTCGCGACGTGATACTGCGTTCAGCCGAAGACGCCGGGCGGCCCTTCGACATCGAACACTTCGGGATGACGATCATGTACGCCCGCGAGCGACGCACCGAGGTCGGCACCTTCGTCGTGTCGGTACTCAGCGGCGGCGCCTACGACGAGGCCCTGTGTTATCCGTGCGGAGCGGACCAACTCCTCGCCGTCCTGCGCCAACACATCGACGCCGGCATCTCGAAGTTCGTGCTCTCCCCCGCCGATGTTCCCGACGACTGGGATGGCGAGTTGCGTTGGTTGCGTGAACTGACCGCGCCGCTCGAGACCTGA
- the metG gene encoding methionine--tRNA ligase: MTRYLITSALPYINGVKHLGNLVGSMLPADASARFLRMSGEEVLFICATDEHGTPAEIAAAEAGLPVEEFCRQAHEVQKGLGERFLLSFDHFGRTSRPETHEATRHIAAKLEEQGYLEERVIKQVYSVADGRFLPDRYVVGTCPNCGYERARGDQCENCTKQLDPTMLLNPRSAISGSTDLEERESRHLYLRQSLLADRIRAWLETKVGTWPVLTTSIGFKWLDEGLEDRGITRDLDWGISVDRPGFEGKVFYVWFDAPIGYIGATMEWADLGEGRDWRSWWLDDEGAGDVWYTEFMAKDNVPFHALFFPAMLMGTGESWHLVDTLKSFNWLNYYGGKFSTSDRRGVFMSDALELLPADYWRWYLLSNAPESDDTSFTWEMFGDAVNKDLVGTFGNFVNRTATQVAKNFDGCVPAGGDLGDIERSLADNLERLIGEYGAQMRNLEFRKAAATLRSIWAEGNAYLVAREPWKAIKTDRDAAAVALRTALGLIRLQGHLSAPFIPATAQRLEGAFGDSARLTGMGADLAASVFELKPGARFDAPGLLFDKIEADQLAEWVERFGGDA; the protein is encoded by the coding sequence ATGACTCGCTATCTCATCACCTCGGCCCTTCCGTACATCAACGGTGTGAAGCACCTCGGCAATCTCGTCGGTTCGATGCTTCCGGCCGACGCGTCCGCGAGGTTCCTGCGGATGAGCGGGGAAGAGGTGCTGTTCATCTGTGCGACCGACGAACACGGCACCCCCGCCGAGATCGCCGCGGCCGAGGCCGGATTGCCGGTGGAGGAGTTCTGCCGGCAGGCCCACGAGGTGCAAAAGGGTCTCGGCGAGCGTTTTCTGTTGAGCTTCGATCACTTCGGGCGCACGAGTCGCCCCGAGACCCACGAGGCGACCCGTCACATCGCCGCCAAACTCGAGGAGCAGGGGTACCTCGAAGAGCGCGTCATCAAACAGGTGTATTCGGTTGCCGATGGTCGGTTCCTGCCCGATCGCTACGTCGTGGGAACCTGCCCGAACTGCGGATACGAACGGGCCCGAGGCGACCAGTGCGAGAACTGCACCAAACAGCTCGATCCGACGATGCTGCTCAACCCGCGCTCGGCGATCTCGGGCTCGACCGATCTCGAGGAACGCGAGAGTCGTCACCTCTACCTGCGCCAGTCGCTGCTGGCGGATCGCATCCGCGCCTGGCTGGAGACCAAGGTCGGAACCTGGCCCGTGTTGACCACCTCGATCGGGTTCAAGTGGCTCGATGAGGGCCTTGAGGATCGGGGGATCACCCGCGACCTCGACTGGGGGATCTCGGTCGACCGCCCGGGCTTTGAGGGCAAGGTGTTCTACGTCTGGTTCGACGCTCCGATCGGCTACATCGGCGCCACCATGGAATGGGCCGATCTGGGCGAGGGTCGTGACTGGCGGTCGTGGTGGCTCGACGACGAGGGCGCGGGCGACGTCTGGTACACCGAGTTCATGGCCAAGGACAACGTGCCGTTTCACGCGCTGTTTTTCCCCGCCATGCTGATGGGCACCGGTGAGAGCTGGCATCTGGTCGACACGCTCAAGAGCTTCAACTGGCTCAACTACTACGGCGGCAAGTTCTCGACCTCGGACCGTCGCGGCGTGTTCATGAGCGACGCCCTCGAGCTGTTGCCCGCCGACTACTGGCGCTGGTATCTGCTGTCCAACGCCCCCGAAAGCGACGACACGTCGTTCACGTGGGAGATGTTCGGAGACGCGGTCAACAAGGACCTCGTGGGAACCTTCGGCAACTTCGTGAACCGCACCGCCACCCAGGTCGCCAAGAACTTCGACGGCTGCGTTCCGGCCGGGGGCGACCTCGGCGACATCGAACGCAGCCTCGCCGACAACCTCGAACGGCTCATCGGCGAGTACGGGGCACAGATGCGCAACCTCGAGTTCCGCAAGGCCGCGGCGACCCTTCGATCGATCTGGGCCGAGGGCAACGCCTACCTCGTGGCGCGCGAACCGTGGAAGGCGATCAAGACCGACCGCGATGCCGCTGCCGTGGCGCTGCGCACCGCACTCGGATTGATCCGGCTCCAAGGCCACCTCTCGGCGCCGTTCATCCCGGCCACCGCACAGCGCCTCGAAGGGGCCTTCGGCGACTCCGCGAGGCTCACGGGTATGGGCGCCGACCTGGCGGCGTCGGTGTTTGAACTCAAGCCCGGTGCCCGATTCGACGCTCCCGGGCTGCTGTTCGACAAGATCGAGGCCGATCAGCTCGCTGAGTGGGTCGAGCGTTTCGGCGGCGACGCGTAG